The genome window CCCCGGTACTTGGTGCCGGCCACCACCCCAGCCAGATCCACCGAGACGATGCGGGCCCCGCGCAGCACCGGCGGCACCCGGCCCTCCACGATGGCCTGGGCCAGCCCCTCCACAATGGCGGTCTTACCCACGCCGGGGTCGCCCACCAGCACGGGGTTGTTTTTGGTGCGACGGGCCAGAATCTGGATAACCCGGTTAATCTCTTCGGTTCGGCCAATCACAGGGTCGAGTTTGCCCTCTCGAGCCTCACGGGTGAGGTCGCGGCCATACTCGTCCAGGAACGGCGTAGCCACGGCTTTTTCCTTGGTTTGCTCGCCGGCCTGCGAGAGCACCCGCCAGCGGATGGTGTCCACATCCTTGGCGTAATGGGTCATGATGCGGTAAGCGATGCCGTCGCCCTCGCGGATGATGCCCAGCAGTATGTGCTCGGTGCCAATCACCTGGCTCGACATGTTGCGGGCCTCGGCCCCGGCCAGCTCCATCACCCGCCGGGCGCGCGGGGTGATGGCCGGCGGCTCACCGGTGCGGCTGCCCTCGCCCCGCCCGACCAGCTCCTCGACCATCCGACGCATGGCCTCCAAGCTGGCCCCGTACTCCATCAGGATGCGCGCGGCCGTACCTCCCTCGCGCATCAGGCCCAGTAGCAGGTGCTCGGGCCCGATCATGCTATGGCCCAGTCGGCTCCCTTCCTCCCTGGCGTAATGAAAAACCAACCTGGCGCGATCGTCGTACCTGTTCAAGCGCGAACCTCCTGGTATGTCGTACAAGTATTCATAGCGCCGCTTTCTTCCTACCTCAATATTACAGTATGACCGACCTGTTTTAGGTGTTTGCGCCACACGTTACGAAGCGTTTAACAAAGGTGGCGTACAGCAACCGGGTTGCCCAACTCTGTGGGCACCTAGCTTCGTCCGCCGAGTTATGTGCTTGGGCTGAATTCCGAGCAGTCCACCCGCAGCTCGGGTACGGGCAGAGGTTTTTGCAGGAGTGCACAGTGATACTTACCCTGCTGGCTTTGCAAATACCGGCATAGCAGACACATGCGTACCACGGTGATAACCGAGTCCTCCACCAGCCGGGCCAGTAAAGTTAGCAGCAGGTCATACAGCACTTCTTTATGCGTGGTTTCTAGTGTTTTTAGCGCTTCCTGCAAGGGCCGATCCCAGTCTTTGAGCTTCTCCACATGCTCGAGGCCCGCAGGGGTCAGCTCGAGGGTATGGGTTCGGCGGTCGCGGCCAGGGTGGCGTGTCAGCAGCCCTTTGCCTACCAAAGCCCGAACCGCATCACTGATTGTAGCGGGGGTCAGGTCGAAGTACTGAGCCAGCACCCCTACCCTGCGTGTGGTGGGTTCGCGGAGATTAAGGTGAAGCAAAATCAGGGCTTGAATAGGACTGAGGCCCAGGGGCTCGGCTTTTTGCCATAGCAAGACCCGCTGGGCCTGAGCAAGACGCTCGAGAGCCGATGCAAGTTTTTTTTCCAAAGGCGCTTCCATGGCGCGGTGCGGATCACCACACCGCCGGTATTGTACTTTAGGGACGGAAACTGCTGAAAACAAAGTCGGTGTTTGCCGCGCCCTTGTGGCATTCGTAACAGCTATTCACGTTTATTTCAACAGCCCTGCGACCATCACCTTCAAACACTGCGTACCCCCAGTTGCCAGTTGCAGCAAAACGGCGGGAGTCTCTTTCCATCACAATCACAGCCTTGCGTTTCCCCTCGACCACCGCGTTGTTACCCACCACAGGTTCAAGCAAATCAAACACGATTACCGCCCCTTCGGGGAAGACCCGAGGGTTGGCCTGACAACCTTGCATGGCCCTGCTGTTGGCGTAGATGTGGTGCAGGCCGCCCACCAGCTCAAACAGAGGATGGCCCTTTTCCACAATCATGCTTTTGACGTGCGTCCAGGCACGGTAGCCTTCAGGATAGGCCACGCCACCAACGGATTGTCCAAGTATGCCAGCCGTCAGGCCAAAGCATCCCATCAGCAAAAGCAGGCCGAGCTTGGGCGTTTTCATGGCAGAATCTCCATATATTTAGGACTCCTAAATATATCATTCAGCAGCCCAATCTGTCAAGCCAGGTCTCAGCTGGCCAGCGTTTACACATTTGACCAAGTAAAGTTTTTTGGATATTATTTGCATACGGAGTATGCAAGTTTTCCCCATTTTTATTGCCATTGGAACAGGGATCTTGATAGCGGTTCTGGGACCAATTAATAGCTTACTGCAGGCCAAAGCCGGTATTTTGGGACTTTCCAGCCTGGTACACGTCATAGGTCTTGGCGTGTCTTTGCTAGGCTTGGCATTGTTTCAGCAAACCCCATTGTTTGGGGCATACTTAAGCACCTCGCAGCGCCTAGCCCTAGCTTTTTTTGCTGTTTGCCTTCTCCTAGCTTACGCCGGTTTAGTTGGGATAGGTATCCGGCAAGGCTTACCATGGTACAGTTTTTTGGGTGGAATCATTGGAATTCTTGTGGTGCTCGGAACGGTGTTTTCAGTAAGGGAGTTGGGTATTGCCAACGCCATTGCGCTGCTACTTGCAAGCCAGGTTCTGGCTGCTGCCTTGTTACAACAATTTGGGCTACTAGGCCTGGAAGCCAGTCCCCTTTCAGAAGCTAAGCTAATTGGCTTAGGCGTACTACTTTTGGGCGCTGTAATTGCTATCAGAAGCTGAATATGTCAGAAAGGCTACAGAGGCTCATCAACGGCAAGGGGCCAGTATATGTAGCCACCTATTTATTCGAGCACACCGGCCGCTACTTTGGTGCGCGCCTCGAGCGCGCCTGCCGGACAGGGCTGCTGGAAGGCCTGAAGCAACTGGGTTTTAGCCCAAAAGAGCCAATAACTTTTCTACCTTACCGGGACTCGAACGGTGCAATAGAGCTCTCGCTTGGAGAATCGTTCACGAAGGAAATTTTTCGCAAAGATATCGAGCGGCTGGAAAATGCCTTTGCTCTGATTGCACCGCTTTATCACACGCAGTTCGATGCGGGCATTTGCTTTGAAATTGGGTTCGCTGCAGGCCGAGGCCTGCCTACCATCGTATTGCTGACCAACAACTACCAGTATCGCTATTTCGAAAGACTCTATCGGCTACCTCCTCTGCTGGAACTCATGGCCAATCAAGTACTGGAGGAGGGCGAGTTCCCCTTCACAGAGCTGGCGAGCCAACCTGCGGTGTATCTTGACCTAATCGAAACGGCCTTGCAGCGCATAGAAAAAAGCCTTGGGAATACCATTGGTAAGCGCATACTGCACCCATCGGAAAAACCCTGGCTTTCCACTACGCCAGCCACTAGCCCGAACCGTCGCGTATTCCTCGAGTTTGGTGGGGGCGAGTTTGAGTTTCAGCAGATCTTGGCTGCAGAAGTACGCAAACTTCTGGAAAAAGACGGCTGGCAGGTACTCCTTGCGAAGCGTTACGAGTTGCTTCCCGAAGTAGACCTGCTCGAGGGTGCAAAGAAAGACTTGCAAGACGCCATTTCGTCGGATGTTGTGGTAGTACTGGGCGACGGATCCGATGTTAACCCAGAGAGCGCAGCTTTGCAGGGCTACCTGTATGCTCTAGGGCGCAAAATTGTGCTTTATTACTCTGGCAAAGGCTATATGCATGGTAGCGATGAATATAATATGCCACGCAATTTAATGCTTCAGCACTCAGCTTCTCGAATCGTAGCTACCAGTGCAGATATCGCCTCCGTCATTGGCGAGGTTATCTGCAATGGTCATAACTCATCCACATAACAAACGCTTGTTAGAATAGTGGGTATGAAACTAAGCAGTTACGCGGTCGGAGCCTGGCACCAGGGCGCGGACGACGGCACCCTGGTTACCGATGCGGTGTATGGCGAACCGGTGGCTTTGGTAAGCAGCCAGGGCCTGGATTTTGGGGCGATGGTGCGCTACGCCCGCGAGGTGGGTGGCCCCAACCTGCGCAAGTACACCTTCCACGAGCGGGCCGCCATGCTGCGGGCCCTGGCCCAGTACCTGCAGGCCCGCAAGGAACAGTTCTACACGCTCTCCTACAAAACCGGGGCCACCCAGTACGATAGCTGGTTCGACATTGATGGGGGCCTTGGCACCTTTTTTAGCTACTCCTCGCTGGCCCGGCGCGAGCTGCCCAACGAGCGCTTCCTGGTCGAGGACGACCCTCTGACGATCTCCAAGCAGGGCACCTTTCTGGGGCGGCACATCCTGGTGCCCAGGGAGGGCGTGGCGGTGCACATCAACGCCTTCAATTTCCCGGTCTGGGGGATGCTGGAAAAGCTGGCCCCGGGCCTTATTGCCGGGGTTCCGGCCATCGTCAAGCCGGCCACCCAGACGGCCTACCTGACCGAGGCGGTCTTCCGGGCCATGATCGAGTCGGGGATTCTGCCGGAGGGGGCCATCCAGCTCATCTGCGGCGGCATCGGCGACCTGTTCGAGCACCTGAACGAGCAGGATAGCGTCACCTTTACCGGGTCGGCCTCCACCGGGCGCAAGCTGAAGGTACACCCCAGCCTGGTAGCCAACGCCGTACCCTTCAACATGGAGGCCGACAGCCTGAACTGCGCCATCCTGGGCCAGAGCGTGGAGCCGGGCGACCTCGAGTTCAAACTTTTCGTGAAGGAAGTGGCGCGGGAGATGACCGTCAAGGCCGGGCAGAAGTGCACCGCCATCCGCCGGGTGATCGTCCCCAAGGACAAACTGGAGGCCGTGCTGGAGGCCCTCAAGCAGGCGCTTTCCCAGGTGACCCTGGGTGACCCCAGCCGTCCCGAGGTGGGGATGGGCCCGCTGGTGGGGGCGGCGCAGCGCCGGGACGTGCAGGGTGTGCTCGAGCAGCTCAAGGCCCAGGGCTGCGAGGTGGCTTTCCAGGGTTCGCCCGAGCTTCTGGGCGGCGACTGGGAAAAAGGCGGCTTCATGGCCCCCACCCTGCTCTACAGCCCCAACCCCTGGGAGAGCGGGGCGCACGACCTCGAGCCCTTCGGCCCGGTAGCCACCCTGATGCCCTACGGGAGCCTGGACGAGGCCATCGCCCTGGCCCGGCGCGGCAAAGGCAGCCTGGTGGGGAGCATCGTGAGCTACAACCGGCAGGAGGCCCGCACCCTCTTCTTCGGCTGTGCCACCCACCACGGGCGCATGCTCATCCTCAACCGCGAAAACGCCCAGGAGTCCACCGGCCACGGCTCTCCCCTGCCGCTGCTGGTGCACGGTGGGCCGGGCCGGGCTGGGGCCGGCGAGGAGCTGGGCGGGGTGCGCGGCATCAAGCACTACCTCCAGCGCTGCGCGGTGCAGGCCGACCCCACCACCCTGATGGCCCTGAGCAACGAGTACGTGCGCGGGGCCGCGGTGCGCGAGGATGTGGTGCACCCCTTCCGCAAGTACTTTGAAGACCTGGAGATTGGCGAAAGCCTCCTGACCCACCGCCGCACCGTGACCGAGGCCGATATCGTGAACTTCGCCAACCTCACCGGCGACTACTTCTATGCCCACGTGGACGAGATTGGGGCCAAAGACTCCATCTTCGGGAAGCGGGTGGCCCACGGCTACTTCCTGATCTCTGCGGCGGCGGGCTTGTTTGTGAGCCCGGCGCCGGGGCCGGTGCTGGCTAACTACGGCCTCGAGCACCTGCGGTTTATCGAGCCGGTGGGCATCGGCGATACCATCCAGGCCCGCCTCACGGTCAAGTCGAAAAGCGCCAAAGAACCCAGGCCCGGCGAGCGGCCCACCGGGGTGGTGACCTGGGCGGTGGAGATTACCAACCAGGAGGGCAAGACCGTGGCCCTCTACGACATCCTGACCCTGGTGGAGCGCAAGCCCACGCTTCAGAATTCCACAGCCTCGGCCTGATAGCCCTTCTCGCCCCGTACCAGCCGGCCCATAGGCGGCCCCGGCTCGTGGGTGAAGCAGAGCAGGTAGTCACCCTCGAGCCAGCGTGCGTAGAGCTTTTTGCGGGTCTCGAGGGTGGTCATGGGGTAGAGGTCGAAGGCCGGGATGTAGAGGAGCGGCGTCTGCACCCGCAGGGCCACCAGGTCACCGGTGTAGGCCAGCCGCTGCCCTTCCGAGGCCAGCTCCACCACCTGCATCCCCAGGGTGTGGCCGGGCGCCGGCAGCACCCGCAGGCCGGGCAGCAGCTCGGCCTCCCCTTCCACCGCCTCAAAACGCCCCTGCTCGGCCAGCGGCTCCACGTTTTCTATGCGGTAGCTGGCCTGGCTGCGCTCGTGCGGGTGCAAAGCGTCCTCCAGCTCCTGCTTCTGCACAATGTGGCGGGCCCTGGGGAAGGTGGGCAGGAGCCGCCCCTCCACCAGCCGGGTGTTGAGCCCGGCGTGGTCGAAGTGCAGGTGGGTGTGCACCACCAGCGAGATGTCCTGCGGCCCTACCCCCAGCAGCGCCAGCTGATCCAGCAGGGGGTTGGTCTCGCTCAGGCCGTAGAGGCGGCGGAACTTCTCGTCGGGTTTGCGGTCAATGCCGGTCTCGATGAGCACCAGATGCCCGCCCACGCGCACCAGCAAAGGGTTCAGGCCCAGGCGGATGCGGTTCTGTTCGTCCGGGGTCACCAGCCTCGACCAGAGGCTCCTGGGCACGATGCCAAACATCGAGCCGCCATCTAGCCACAGCTCGCCGTCGTTCAGAATCCAGAGCTCGAGGTTACCGAGCTTGTGGTACAGGATGGGGCGCATTGGGGATGATTATCTCAGGTTCGAAGGCCGCCAGTCTACGCCGCATAACCGCGACTGCGTCCGGGCTCTGATCTACCAGCAAAAACCCCCGCCCATGGCGGGCCGCCGCCTCGCCAGTGGTGCCGGAGCCGGCGAAAAAGTCCAGCACCACCTCGCCGGGGTTGGAGTGCACCCGCACGATGCGCTCCAGGAGCCGCAGGGGTTTTTGGGTGGGGTAGCCGGTTTTCTCCTTGGAGGAGGTGGGCACGATGGTCATCCACCAGACATCGGTGGGGGTTTTGCCCCTCGAGGCCTTCTCCGGCCCGGCCATCTTGGGGGCCAGGTAGGGAATGCGGTCAATGGCCTCGTAGTTGAAGGTGTACTTTTGCGGGTGCTTGGCGTACCAGAGGAGGGTGTCGTGCTTGGCCGGCCAGCGCTTTTTGGAGCGACCGCCGTAGTCGTAGGCCCAGATGATCTCGTTGATGAAGCTCTTGCGGCCAAAGATCTGATCCAGGAGCACCTTCACGTAGTGCACCTCGCGGTAGTCCAGGTGCACGAAGAGCGAGCCGCTCGAGCTAAGCAGGCGGTAAGCTTGCTCGAGCCGGGGGCGCAGAAACTCTACAAAGTCGTCGTAGCGGTCGGGGTAGACGGGGGCCTCGAGGGCCTCGGTGCGGTAGCGCTTACCCCCAAAGCCACGGCGCGAGCCCTGTTCGTCGGCCACTGCGCGTATACGGCGCCGCTGCTGGGTTTTACGGGTGTTGAAGGGCGGGTCGAGGTAGATGAGCGGAAAGGAAGCATCGGGTAAGGTGCGGATGTAATCCAGACACTCCGCCTGCACAATGCGCCGCATCGGCCCGATTCTAGCCCATGAACTGGCCGACCGCACCCTGCAGGCCCGCCCGCACCTCGCTCAAGACCTCCGCCAGCCCCCGCCCCTCCTCCAGCGCCCGGATCAGGGCGCTGGCGATCACCGCCCCATCGGCGGCCTGGGCCGCTTGCTGGGCGGTGGCCCGGTTGGAGATGCCGAAGCCAATCGCCACCGGTGCGTCGGTAAAGCGCTTGATACGCTGCACCAGCTCGGGCAGGCCCTCCGGCAGCCGATCCCGCGCGCCGGTCACCCCGGCCACCGAGACGGTGTAGACGAAGCCGGTGCAGTGGGGGGTTACGGCCTGGATGCGGGCGTCGGTGGAGGTGGGGGCCAGCAGGAAGGTGGTCTCGAGGCCCGCCCGCTGGGCCAGCGACACCAGCTCTGGGTCTTCGTCGGGGGGCAGGTCAGGCAGAATCAGGCCGCTGGCCCCGGCCTCCTTGAACATCTGGAAGAAGGCCGCCGGGCCCACCGCCAGAACCGGGTTGATGTAGGTCATCAGAAAGAGGGGCTTGTCGGTCAGGGCCCGGATTTCCCGCACGAACCCGGCCACCTCGTCCACCCGCAGGCCCTGCCGCAGGGCTTGCTCGGAGGCCCGCTGGATCACCGGCCCGTCGCCCAGGGGGTCGGAGTAGGGCAGGCCCACCTCGAGCAGGTCGGCATAGGGCAGCACCTGCTCCACGATTTCCAGGTCGCGCCCACGGCTGGGGTAGCCGGCCATCACGTAAGGAATCAGGGCCGCCCGCCCCTCGGCTCGGGCCCTGGCGAAGGCTTCGCGGGTGGTCATGCCGCACCTCCCCCGGCCTCCATCAGCCGCATCACCTCCACCACGTCCTTGTCGCCCCGGCCCGAGAGGTTGATGACCATGACCTGCTCGGGTTCCATCTCCGGGGCCAGCTTGGCCGCGTAGGCGATGGCGTGGGCCGACTCCAGGGCCGGGATAATGCCTTCCAGTCGGCACAGAAGCTGGAAGCCCTCGAGGGCCTCCTCGTCGCTGATACCCACGTACTCGGCCAGGCCCTGCTCGGCGTAGTAGCTGTGCTCGGGGCCCACACCGGGGTAATCGAGGCCCGCCGAGACCGAGTGGGCCGGTAGAATCTGCCCGTCGTCGTCGTAGAGCAGGTACATCTTGGCCCCGTGCAGCACCCCCTTCCGGCCCGCCCCAATGCTCAGGCTGTGCAGGCCCGAGGCTTTGCCGTGGCCGGCGGCCTCCACCCCAATCAGCCGGGGCCGGTTCTCCTGGTAGGCAAAGGGTGCAAACACCCCAATGGCGTTGGAGCCCCCGCCCACGCAGGCCAGGATTACATCCGGGTTCTCGCGGCCCTCCTTCTCGAGGAGCTGGGCCTTAATTTCCTCGCCCACCACGCTCTGGAAGTCGCGGGCCATGGCCGGGTAGGGGTGCGGCCCCACCACCGAGCCGATGATGTAAAAGCTGTCGCGCACGTTGGTCACCCAGTCGCGGATGGCCTCGTTGGTGGCGTCCTTGAGGGTGCGGGTGCCGCTCTCCACGGGGCGTACCTCGGCCCCCAGGAGCCTCATGCGAAAGACGTTCAGGGCCTGCCGCCGCACGTCCTCGGCCCCCTGGTACACCACGCACTCCAGGCCCATCAGGGCCGCCACCGTAGCCACCGAGACACCGTGCTGGCCGGCGCCGGTCTCGGCGATTACCCGCTTCTTGCCCATGCGCTTGCACAGCAGGGCCTGGCCCAGGGTGTTGTTGATCTTGTGGGCCCCGGTGTGGTTCAGGTCTTCGCGCTTGAGGTAGATCTTGGCCCCGCCCAGGTGCCGGGTCAGGTTCTCGGCGAAGTAGAGGGGGCTGGGCCGGCCCACGTACTCGCGCAGGTAGTAGTCGTACTCGGCCAGGAACTCGGGGTCTTGCTTGTAGTGCAGATAGGCCTCGGTGAGCTCCTCCAGGGCCGGAATCAGGGTCTCGGGCACATAGCGCCCGCCGAAGTCGCCGTAGCGGCCCCTGGGGTTGGGTAAAGGATAACTGGGTAGCTGCATAGGTTCCTCGCAAAAAACTTGGGCTGGGTCGGATGGGGATAAACAAAAACTCGAGGTCGTGACCTCGAGGAAAGCCCAAACGCGTGGGAAAGGCCCGCCGCGCTCAGGCCGGGCGACGCCACCAGCGCTGGTGGTGCCACTTGTAGCTGCGGGGGGTGCGGGGTCGCATCTGCCCAAAGGGTAGCAAGCCCAGGGGCTTCCGTCAAGGTTGCAAAGAGCGCTTTCTGCAAGCAGGTCTGGGTGTTAGAGTAGGTGCGCAATGGAACCTTACGAACACTATCTCGACTCACTCGCCAAAGTGGCCGTGCACGTGGGGCTGGGCCTCCAGGAAGGTCAGGAGCTACTGATTACCGCCCCCATCGAGGCCGTACCGCTGGTGCGGAAAATCACCGAGTACGCCTACAAGGCCGGGAGCCCCCTGGTCAGCGTGCTCTACGACGACGAGGCCGCCCACCTGCTGCGCTTCCAGCACGCCCCCGAGGCCTCCTTCGACAAAGCGCCCCAGTGGCTCTACAACGGCATGGCCGAGGCCTTTCAGGCTGGAGCAGCCCGCCTGCACATCGCCGGCAGCGACCCCAACCTGCTGGGGGGCCAGCCTCCCGAGAAGGTGGCCCGGGCCAACCGGGCCCGCTCCCTGGCCTACCGGCGGGTGCTCGAGCTCATCACCACCCACCACATCAACTGGAGCATTGTGGCCTACCCACAGCCGGCCTGGGCCCGCGCGGTGTTTCCCGGGCTACCCGAGCAAGAGGCCGTTCGAAAGTTATGGGAGGCCATTTTCAAGGCCTCGAGGCTCGATACCCCCGACCCCGTCGCCACCTGGAAAGCCCACAACCAGCGCCTGGCCGAGCGCGTGGCCTACCTGAACCAGAAGCGCTACCACGCCCTGCACTTCAAAGGCCCCGGCACCGACCTGCTGGTAGGCCTGGCCGACGATCACCTCTGGGCCGGTGGGGCCGTTCAGGCCAAAAACGGCGTGGTCTGCAATCCCAACATCCCCACCGAGGAAGTGTTCACCGCGCCCCACAAAGACCGCATCGAGGGCGTGGTGCGCAGCACCAAGCCGCTTTCGTATCTGGGGAGCCTGCTCGAGGACATCGAGGTGCGCTTTGAAAAGGGCCGCGTGGTGGAGGCCACCGCCAAAAGCGGGGCCGACGTGCTGAACCGGGTGCTGCAAACCGACGAAGGGGCCAAAAGCCTGGGCGAGGTGGCCCTGGTGCCGCACTCCTCCCCCATCGCGCAAAGCGGCCTGCTGTTTTACAACACCCTCTTCGACGAGAACGCGGCCAGCCACATCGCCCTGGGCCAGGCCTACAGCGAGTGCATCCAGGGCGGCAGCCAGCTCAGCCCGGAAGAGCTCGAGGCCAAAGGGGCCAACCGCAGCCTCATTCACATCGACTGGATGATCGGCTCGGGCGAGGTCGATGTGGACGGCATCACCGCCTCGGGGCAGGCCGAGCCGCTGATGCGCAAGGGCGAGTGGGTTTAGGGGCTGGCTTGCTCGAGGTAGCGCGCCCAGGCTGCCAAAGCGTGGGCTAGGGCATAACCCCGATTAGCCAAAAAACGAATGGCACGGGGCTTTTCACCCCTGTGGCGGCTTGGGTAGCGTTCCAGCAAGGCAAGGGCTTCTGCTACTGGGTCTTGCTGGGCCATCTGTGTAGCCAGCACCTCTTCTACAATCTCCCTCGAGACACCCTTAGCCCAGAGGGCCCGGCGCAGCTTGGCCGCGCCCCACTTGCCTGAATACAAACGAACATAACCTTCGGCGTAGCTATGGTCGTCGAGGTAGCCCTGTTGCTTGAGGCGGCCAAGGGTTGCCTCCACCACTTCGAGCGGGGCTCTACGGGATAGCTTTTGGCGCAGGGCCGTCTCTGAGTAAGCCCTGGCCCCCAGCAGCCGTAGCGCATACACAAACAGCTCATCGGGGTTTTCTTGCTTCATCTATTCGATTATGCCCCACGCAGAATGAGAGTCTTGAGCAGTATTCATACTTGACGCTCGGGCGCGAACCCTAGACACTAGACTGAGCCATTTATGGCTACCCAGGCACCTTATGCGCGTCTTTGCCATCGCCGATATTCATCTGTCCAAAGCCTTCCCCAAGCCGATGAGCATCTTCGGGCCGGAATGGAGCGGGCATCCTGAGGCTGTTTTCGAAGAGTGGCGCAAGGTTGTCGGCGAGGATGACCTGGTTATTGTAGCCGGGGACATCTCCTGGGCCATGAAGCTCCCCGAAGCCATGCTCGACCTGGCCGATCTAGCCCAGCTTCCAGGCATCAAAGTGCTGTTGCGGGGTAATCACGATTACTGGTGGCCCTCCATTAGCCGCTTGCGGCAGGTGTTACCCCCGCGCATGCATGCCCTGCAGCACGACTCGCTGATCATCGGGAATTTAGCTATTGCCGGAAGCCGCGGCTGGGATACCCCCGGAAGCTACAACTTCACCCCAGAAGACGAAAAAATCTACAAGCGTGAGGTAGAGCGCCTGGCCCTCTCGCTTAAAACCATCCGGGGCCACGAGTACGAGTATCTGGTTCTGGCTATGCACTATCCCCCCTATGGCCCCACTGGCGGCCCCACTGGCTTTACCGAGTTGATTGAGCAGTATCGGCCTACTTGCGTGGTGTATGGACACCTGCATGGCGCTGACCCCGAAAAGCTGCCCAAGCACTGGAAAGGCATCCCGCTACACTTTGTTTCTGCCGATGTGGTACGGTTCAGGCCCCAGCTCATCCTGGAGACCCCACATCAAACCCACACCTACCAGCCCACGTCCTGACCGCCAAGCCGGACGCTGGTATCTGGAGTATCATCCAGGCATGATTACC of Meiothermus sp. contains these proteins:
- a CDS encoding metallophosphoesterase; protein product: MRVFAIADIHLSKAFPKPMSIFGPEWSGHPEAVFEEWRKVVGEDDLVIVAGDISWAMKLPEAMLDLADLAQLPGIKVLLRGNHDYWWPSISRLRQVLPPRMHALQHDSLIIGNLAIAGSRGWDTPGSYNFTPEDEKIYKREVERLALSLKTIRGHEYEYLVLAMHYPPYGPTGGPTGFTELIEQYRPTCVVYGHLHGADPEKLPKHWKGIPLHFVSADVVRFRPQLILETPHQTHTYQPTS
- a CDS encoding aminopeptidase, which encodes MEPYEHYLDSLAKVAVHVGLGLQEGQELLITAPIEAVPLVRKITEYAYKAGSPLVSVLYDDEAAHLLRFQHAPEASFDKAPQWLYNGMAEAFQAGAARLHIAGSDPNLLGGQPPEKVARANRARSLAYRRVLELITTHHINWSIVAYPQPAWARAVFPGLPEQEAVRKLWEAIFKASRLDTPDPVATWKAHNQRLAERVAYLNQKRYHALHFKGPGTDLLVGLADDHLWAGGAVQAKNGVVCNPNIPTEEVFTAPHKDRIEGVVRSTKPLSYLGSLLEDIEVRFEKGRVVEATAKSGADVLNRVLQTDEGAKSLGEVALVPHSSPIAQSGLLFYNTLFDENAASHIALGQAYSECIQGGSQLSPEELEAKGANRSLIHIDWMIGSGEVDVDGITASGQAEPLMRKGEWV
- the recX gene encoding recombination regulator RecX, whose amino-acid sequence is MKQENPDELFVYALRLLGARAYSETALRQKLSRRAPLEVVEATLGRLKQQGYLDDHSYAEGYVRLYSGKWGAAKLRRALWAKGVSREIVEEVLATQMAQQDPVAEALALLERYPSRHRGEKPRAIRFLANRGYALAHALAAWARYLEQASP